The Cytobacillus oceanisediminis genomic interval ACTGAGCCATGGTACCATTCTCCAGAAGATACAATTGATAAAATCAGCAAAGAAAAACTTCAGGATGTAGCGGAAATTGTGGGTGCCGCCATTTATGATAAGGCACGTTTTGATAACATGGGCCCTAGGCCGAAAAATCAGCATAAAATGAAAGCGTCACCTGAAATGGTTCACGAGTTAGATGTAAAATAAGCAGAAGAGCAGCCGTTCCTTTGATGGGAGGCTGCTCTTGCTATTATACAGTTTCTTTGCGTTTTTCACGCTTGTTCATCCACCGAAAAAACCTGGTAAGCCAATAGGCCAGCAGGAACAGGGTAATGTAAATAGAAATATATAAATATAATTAACCCATTTATATTTTTGGAATAAACCATGTGCGACAAGCAAGGGCTTGAAGCCAAATCCGAATCCCAATGCAGTTAAAAGAGCATATAGGTAATAATTTTTTTTGTTTTTTAAGGTCCATTGATACACGAGCATAATAGTGACAGGGATAATGGCAGCGTCTAATGACAAGCTGGGTATGAAAGGGAGCAGCTGATAAGGGTAGGCCCACAAACCGAAGCGGATTCCTGCTGTGTCCACATATGAAAAAAGGACATGAACAGCAAACCCAAAAAAGCCGATGTGAAAAATGAGCTTTCGGTCAATTTTAAAATATACAAGCACCAAGGGCAGGATGAGCAGACATGTGACAGTCCAAAATTGCCAGGTGCCAAGGTGGGAATATTGCTGCCAGTATTCAATCCCCTGATGGGTCAGATCTTCTTGAATTGCAACGATTTTGTTGAAGAACTTATCTTGATCGGGTGACAAAAAGATCCCTCCCTTATTTCTGCTGATGGTTATTTTGTCCATAAGGGTGTTTTTCATGCCCGACACTTTCATATTTTAAAGCTTTAAAAAGACATATTCCCATTTGAAATATGATAAAATGATACAAATTATGAACTTGGATTTTCTGGAAAGAAGGATCGATGTGAAAAACATAAAAACATACATTCTCCTCACTTCCATCATGGCTTTATGGGGATTGAATGTCAGCATTATAAAAATTCTTGTCAGTTATTTTCCTCCGGTTTCGATTACTTCTTTGCGAATACTAACTGCGGGTATAACCGTGTTTTTGATATTAAGCATAATGGGGAAAGTGAGAAAGCCGAGCTTGAGGGAAATCTCGTACATTGTATTTGGCGGCCTTTTAAGTGTTGTCAGCCACCATCTTTTTCTGGCTATAGGCCTAACGGGAACAAGTGCAGTGAATGGGGGGCTTATTCTAGGTGCCGGTCCGCTCTTGACAGCCATACTGTCTTCCATTCTGCTGCGCCATAAGCCTACAGGCATTCAGGTTATAGGTTTTCTGCTTGGCGGTGCAGGCGTGACTTTTATTGTCCTTTCAGGGAATAAAGGGATATCGAGCTTAACTCCGGGAGATTTCTTTGTGTTCCTGTCCATTCTTTCACAGGCTCTTAGCTTCATTGTAATCAGCAAGGCTTCGAAAACGCTTGATCCGCGATTGCTGACAGGCTATATGCTGATTTTTGGAGGAGTGATCCTTTTTGTAATGGCCAGCATTATGGAACCCGGCGGACTTAAGGGTATAACTGAAGCCCCAGCCTATGTTTGGGCTGCATTTGCAGCATCTGCCGTATTGGCAACAGCTGTCGGCCATATGGTTTATAACACAGCCATCCGTAATATCGGGCCTGCAGAAGCCAGTATTTTTTTGAACCTGAATACCTTTTTCTCATTGGCAGGCTCAGCGTTCATTCTTGGTGAAGTAATCACTATAAACCATATGCTCGGGCTGGTTCTTATTGTGGGAGGTGTCCTTTCAGGATCTGGAGCATTGGAGGATTTAGTATTCAGGAAGCGGAGAAAAGAAAATAGCCAGTATATGTAAAGTGGTCTCTTGACATAGAGATCACTTTTTTTTGCAAAAAGTGGAATAGGGGAAAAGGTGTATTCAAAGTCTGGTAAGGGGAATAGAGAGGCTATAGAGAGAGGAGGAGCATTGATGTATTTATCAATAACAATAAAAATGGCTGTTGGACTAGTTGCCTTGTTAGCTGTAACCCGTATTCTTGGAAAGAAGGAGCTTTCACAGGTAACTCCGTTTGATTTTGTCTATGCGGTTGTTCTTGGAGGGATTATTGAGGAAACCATTTATGATGAAAAAGTAACAACGCTTCAAGTGATCTATTCGGCTTTATTATGGGGAGCATTTATTTACATTATTGAAATTCTGGCAAAAAAGAAAAATATATTCAGGACGATTTTAAAGGGAAGGGAGTCGGTCCTTGTCAAGGATGGCAAGCTGAATGTGAAGGAGATGGAGAAAAACCATCTTGAAATGGAACAGCTGAGAACAATGCTGCGCCAAAAAGGAATATTCAGCATGAATGAAGTTAAATACGCTTACCTTGAGACCAATGGCGGATTAAGTGTAATGAAATACCAAAAAGAAGAGCCTGTCACTCCTGAAATCATGAAACTTGAGGTGAAGGAAAAGAATCCTTCAACTTTACTGATTGATGAAGGAGAAATAGTGGATGACGGCCTTAAATTACTGGGGAAAGATGGGGAGTGGCTGAGGGAGTCTATTAAAACAGAAGGCTGCCATAATATTAAAGATATCTTCTGTGCGGAGTGGTCGGAAGAAGAAGGGTTTTATATCGTAGCTTATAAAAAATGAGCCTTGCGAATGCTGCAAGGCCCTCTTTATTAATATCCCTTTTTATAATCTACTTGATTAATGCCAGGAGTACCGCTGTTTATGTACTCCTTCAAATTAGGAATGAATATATCTTCAATCACACGCTTGGTATAGTGTTCCGTCGATCCGGCAGTATGCGGAGTAATGATGACATTATCATGTTCCCATAGAGGGCTGTCTTCAGAAAGCGGTTCTTTTTCAAATACATCCAGCCCTGCACCGGCAATCTGACCGTTCTGCAGTGCGGCAATCAAATCTGTCTCTTTTACAATTTCACCCCGGCCGATATTGATGAAGAAAGCAGAATCCTTCATGCGGGTAAACTGTTCGGCTCCGAATAGCTGCCGTGTTTCCTGTGTAAGCGGAAGTGTGACCACAACATAGTCACATAGAGGCAGCACATCGTTCAGCTGACTGGAGGTATACATTTCATCTATATACTCTTCAGGTTTTCCGGAGTGCCGAACTCCAATCACCTTCATGCCGAATGCTTTGGCAATCCTGGCAGTTTCTTTCCCGATGGCTCCTGTGCCAATCATGCCGATGGTTTTATTATGAATTTCAAGCTTCATTCCAGAATGGTGCCATGCCTTAGCTTGCTGATTTTTTACATATGTATGGATTTTGCGGGTGAGCCCAAGCATTAATGCGAAAATCGTTTCTGAAATGGGGTTAGCATGTACGCCATTTGCGCTGGTAATCTGGATGCCCTGTGATTCCATTTCTGCCAGGGGCAGGGAATCGACCCCAGCACTCCAGGACTGGAACCACCGGAGGTTGCTGTTTCCCTCAAGGACCATCTCTTTTAGTTCCTTTTTCCAGCCGGCGATAACTTCGGCTTCTTTCATCTGATTGTGCCAGCTTGCTGAATCTTTTCCGGAAATGAGCTCCCAATCGGGGATGATTTCTTTAATTTTATCAATCTGTGAGGGTTCCAGATCATGTGTGACGATACAGGTTCTTTTTGACATGTGTGTGATCCTCCAATTTTTATTTTTTTGAAAAGTCTGTAAATATATCATAGTCTATAAAACTATAAATGTGAACTATTCTAATAAAATGAAAAATAGCATAGAAATCAGAAGAATAGCAATCAAATCCATAATACGATAAATAAGTTAGTTTAGGTTGAGCGATACGAAAACAAAAGAGCCCCCGGAAGCTGGAACCGGGAGCTTTACTATCTATTAAGAGGGCTGAAAACCTATTAATTTTGCTTTCTTATCAACACCGAGTGTCTGTTTATCCGGGAAGGTAATGACAGAACTGATATAATCCCAGCGGATCAGAAAATGGGTGACGCAATCTTCTTCCTTTTGCTGTTCTTCCGGGATGTCGGTACCGTCTTCCTCTTTGACCATAGTACGTTTGAAGCAAGGATTCTCAACCCATATTCCCATGCTTTCTGTCTTGATCAGTTTAACAAGGTACCATTCATCGGGCTGATAAATGCCTGTGATGGAGCCGACGAGATCATTTGGAAAGTTCTTGAATTTTATTTGAATTTTTTGTCCTGTAAAGTTTTCAAGATGCATATATGAACCTCCTGAACATTAAAATTGTTTTTTTATACTCTTCCTTTTTTTGATTGTTTTAAACATCAAAAAAGCAAGATCCACACGATTTGGTGAACCTTGCTTTTTTTCTAACGTTCTCCGTCTACATATTTTCCGTGGTCTGGGACGGCAATTTCATCAAATTCATTTACGAGCTTGGCGAGGCTTTCCCTTAATACAGCGGCAGCCATTGGAATGCCGTGGCCTGTGATGGCGACATCTGGCTGAAGGGCTTCGAGTTTCTGTACGGATGTCCGGGCAGAATCCCAATCAGTTGTCAGGTAGCGGGGCGGGCCGCTGATTTCCTGTTCCTGGGTGAGCACACTGTATAAGGACTCCTGCTTCACTGTTACGAAAGCATCACCTGCAATCAGCACGCGATCCGACTCTCTGAATAGGGAGACATGGCCGGGAGTATGACCTGGTGTGTGAATCCATTTCCATCCTTCCATATAGGGAACATTTCCGTCATCAGGTAAAGGCTGAACATGGGTTCCGAGATCAATGCCTTCATGCGGAAAAGTGGGAGATATCTTTGCGACAAGTCCGCCTTCAACACTCGCGTCAGGTTTTGGATAATCCTGCTGTCCCGTTAAGAATGGCATTTCCAGTGTGTGAGCGTATACAGGAACCTGCCAGCGCTCAACCAAATCGATAATTGCACCAACATGATCAAAGTGGCCATGTGTAAGAATAATGGCCTTCGGTCTGGCATTCTCTCCAAAGAGTTCTTCCGCCGCATCAATGATTTTCTCTGCAGATTTTGGCATGCCTGCGTCAACTAGAACCCAGTCGCCAGGCTTTTCTGATATTCGCACAAAACAAACATTCACAATCTGTACTGTCAGGCAGTAGACTCCATCCGCTTCATTAACAATCATTCCGCTCGTGGAGGAAGTCATGGGCATATAGCGTTCAGTAGATGAACTTTCCTTCAAGGATATTACCTCCTTAGTAATTTTAGAAATAACAGGGCCTTTATCTTTTTGAGTATACCCGCATGTGAACTTTGTATGCGGCATATTCAGGAGGATGAGGGAATAAATGCAAAAAGAGCTCTGCCGCATTTTGGCAGAGCTGAGGAATTTCACATATTAAGATAGGAATTCATGAGGGTTTAATCCGAGTTCCATGCAGATCTCTGTAACAGCCTGTTTTTCATTTTGATCAAAGTTCCCATCAGCATAACCGATCGCTATGCAATAACGGGCTACAAGGCGGGCAATCTCAGGCTTATTTCTTACCCGGCCAACTGCTTTGAAGGCTTCGGCCCGGCCGATGATCGGGTCCATCTCAATCCGCTGGACGAACATATTGAATTGCTGTATCACTTTTTGTGTATCGAACACTTTTAATTCCTGGCTGCTGTTTACAAACTCGACCATCTTTTGGCGTTCAGATGGATCAAGCCTGCCATCTGCCATGCCGACAAGAGCGCATGAAGCTACAACGGCGTCCAGGACATCCTGGCTCTTGAATCGTGTAAACAGCTCCTGGGCACGGCGCTTTTGGTCATTGGCCCACTGTGCGTAATCTGTCTGATTAGGCGACCATGAATTGCCGCAGGAATTACAGGTGAGCTTCAGCTGATTTTTTCCAATAAAGCCGCCAAGAAGTCCTACAGGCCCAAGGATGAGTCCTCCAATCGCCGCTTTTCCAAGGCCAAATCCTTTTTGGCCGGTGCGGATGTTAGTGGATCCGCAGCGGGTGCAGGCAATATTTCCATCAGTATAGGATTGAGCCTGGACCGGCTGCCCAAAACCTGTCTGCCCGCCAAATGAAGATGGCTGCGAAGGTGGTGTGTTATAAGAAGCCTGATTGTAGGCAGGCTGGCCAAAGGACAACGGGCTGTAGCCTGATTGAGCCTGCTGGCTAAATTCTTGCTGGTTTTGCTGTGGACTGAATCCTTGAGCTGGCTGTCCAAAATGGGCTTGCTGCTGATATTGATTCTGGCTGAATGACGGCTGCGGACTTGAATCAGGCTCATCATCTACGGAAACGCCGAAATTGCGGCAAAGGGCAGCTAATCCGCCCTGGAATCCGCTAGCAATAGCATTGAATTTCCACTCGCCATTGTGACGGTATAGCTCTGCAGCGACGATGGCTGTTTCAACAGTAAAATCGCGACCAAGGTCGAAGCGGAGAAGCTCTTCGTTTGTCATGGCATTAAAAATTCTCACATAGGCATTGGAAACTTGTCCAAAGTTCTGTCCTTTCATCTGGGCATCATGAATGGTAATAGAAAAAGCAATTCGATGGATATGCTGCGGCACCTTATTTAACTCGATGCGGATTTGCTCATCATCCCCGGCACCGGCACCAGTTCTGTTATCACTGCTGTAAAGGATCGATCCGTTTCCGCCGGATGGATTATTATAAAACACAAAGTCACTATCACTTTGCACTTTGCCGGATGCACCTGTTAAAAATGCTGAAGCGTCCAGGTCATATTGCGATTGATTATGGCTGACATCCCAGCCCAATCCTGCCACCACAACCTGCAAACCAGGATTGGTTTTGGTCAAATCTACTTTTTGTCCCTTGCTCAATCGAACTCCCACAGATTTCACTCCTATTATGTTTTTTATACTTAGGATTTATAACTTTGTACTTTGAGAACTGTCTAGCTCCACAAGGAGCGCTTCGACAGCTTAATCATCGCACGACTAAAAGCGCTGGCTTTTAGGAGGAGCGCCTACCCCCTCGAGGGTCGGGGGTGGGCAAGGCGCTTCCGCTTTTCTTT includes:
- a CDS encoding CBO0543 family protein — its product is MSPDQDKFFNKIVAIQEDLTHQGIEYWQQYSHLGTWQFWTVTCLLILPLVLVYFKIDRKLIFHIGFFGFAVHVLFSYVDTAGIRFGLWAYPYQLLPFIPSLSLDAAIIPVTIMLVYQWTLKNKKNYYLYALLTALGFGFGFKPLLVAHGLFQKYKWVNYIYIFLFTLPCSCWPIGLPGFFGG
- a CDS encoding DMT family transporter, yielding MIQIMNLDFLERRIDVKNIKTYILLTSIMALWGLNVSIIKILVSYFPPVSITSLRILTAGITVFLILSIMGKVRKPSLREISYIVFGGLLSVVSHHLFLAIGLTGTSAVNGGLILGAGPLLTAILSSILLRHKPTGIQVIGFLLGGAGVTFIVLSGNKGISSLTPGDFFVFLSILSQALSFIVISKASKTLDPRLLTGYMLIFGGVILFVMASIMEPGGLKGITEAPAYVWAAFAASAVLATAVGHMVYNTAIRNIGPAEASIFLNLNTFFSLAGSAFILGEVITINHMLGLVLIVGGVLSGSGALEDLVFRKRRKENSQYM
- a CDS encoding DUF421 domain-containing protein; its protein translation is MYLSITIKMAVGLVALLAVTRILGKKELSQVTPFDFVYAVVLGGIIEETIYDEKVTTLQVIYSALLWGAFIYIIEILAKKKNIFRTILKGRESVLVKDGKLNVKEMEKNHLEMEQLRTMLRQKGIFSMNEVKYAYLETNGGLSVMKYQKEEPVTPEIMKLEVKEKNPSTLLIDEGEIVDDGLKLLGKDGEWLRESIKTEGCHNIKDIFCAEWSEEEGFYIVAYKK
- a CDS encoding D-2-hydroxyacid dehydrogenase, translating into MSKRTCIVTHDLEPSQIDKIKEIIPDWELISGKDSASWHNQMKEAEVIAGWKKELKEMVLEGNSNLRWFQSWSAGVDSLPLAEMESQGIQITSANGVHANPISETIFALMLGLTRKIHTYVKNQQAKAWHHSGMKLEIHNKTIGMIGTGAIGKETARIAKAFGMKVIGVRHSGKPEEYIDEMYTSSQLNDVLPLCDYVVVTLPLTQETRQLFGAEQFTRMKDSAFFINIGRGEIVKETDLIAALQNGQIAGAGLDVFEKEPLSEDSPLWEHDNVIITPHTAGSTEHYTKRVIEDIFIPNLKEYINSGTPGINQVDYKKGY
- a CDS encoding MBL fold metallo-hydrolase — its product is MPMTSSTSGMIVNEADGVYCLTVQIVNVCFVRISEKPGDWVLVDAGMPKSAEKIIDAAEELFGENARPKAIILTHGHFDHVGAIIDLVERWQVPVYAHTLEMPFLTGQQDYPKPDASVEGGLVAKISPTFPHEGIDLGTHVQPLPDDGNVPYMEGWKWIHTPGHTPGHVSLFRESDRVLIAGDAFVTVKQESLYSVLTQEQEISGPPRYLTTDWDSARTSVQKLEALQPDVAITGHGIPMAAAVLRESLAKLVNEFDEIAVPDHGKYVDGER
- a CDS encoding TerD family protein — encoded protein: MGVRLSKGQKVDLTKTNPGLQVVVAGLGWDVSHNQSQYDLDASAFLTGASGKVQSDSDFVFYNNPSGGNGSILYSSDNRTGAGAGDDEQIRIELNKVPQHIHRIAFSITIHDAQMKGQNFGQVSNAYVRIFNAMTNEELLRFDLGRDFTVETAIVAAELYRHNGEWKFNAIASGFQGGLAALCRNFGVSVDDEPDSSPQPSFSQNQYQQQAHFGQPAQGFSPQQNQQEFSQQAQSGYSPLSFGQPAYNQASYNTPPSQPSSFGGQTGFGQPVQAQSYTDGNIACTRCGSTNIRTGQKGFGLGKAAIGGLILGPVGLLGGFIGKNQLKLTCNSCGNSWSPNQTDYAQWANDQKRRAQELFTRFKSQDVLDAVVASCALVGMADGRLDPSERQKMVEFVNSSQELKVFDTQKVIQQFNMFVQRIEMDPIIGRAEAFKAVGRVRNKPEIARLVARYCIAIGYADGNFDQNEKQAVTEICMELGLNPHEFLS